In Bacteroidota bacterium, the genomic window TATTTGTGGAGAACAAAGGGCAGTTTAACAATGTAGATATTGATGTAAGGCGTAAAATTTGTTACTATGCTGATTCAAAAGGGGTAGATATTTATTTTTCACCAAATGGATTAATATACTGTCACGATGAGTATATATCCCTTGTGAATGAAGAGGAGCGGGAAAATATGGAAAAGGATGGAATGGAAGGCCGGAAAAAGGCTGTTGAGGTGAAGCGCCATTTTTTGCAGGTGGAGTGGGAGGGGTCAAGCTCATCTGCAGTAATAGAAGGAAGTGGAGCTCAATCTTTTTATTATACTTATCCGAACGGGAAAGACAATGGCAGAACCACATTTAAAGCGGGTTGTTTCAGGCAAATTACTTATAAAGAGCTTTATCCAGGCATAGATGTAGAATACATTCTTCCAGAAAAAGGTGGAGTAAAATATTCACTGATCCTTCATCCGGGGGCAGACCTTTCCAAAGTGAAAATGCGTTACTCTGGCGCAAAAGGATTGCACTCAGATAGTGAAGGTAATATTGTTATCGGCACTGAGTTTGGTGATTTTGTTGATCACGCGCCTGTGAGCTTTTATGCTCATGAGGGCACAAGTGGGGTTAGCGAAGGCATCCGCTCGTCATTTGAGTTAGTGGGGAATGCCGTTTCATTCAGATTAAATACCACGGCATCCGATTTTCAACCTGGAGCGTTGAACCCTGAACCACGAACCATTATCATTGACCCGTGGACTACTAATCCGGCTTTCCCCAATAACAAGGCATATGATGTCAATTATGACCAGGCTGGCAATGTCTATGTATTTGGCTCAGGAGTTGGCAGTCCGATAAATTATATGTTGGCTAAGTTTAACAGCGCGGGTGTGCTTCAATGGACATTTACAACAACCCTGGGCGGATACGTATTGAATGGTGTTACATCATCTACCACCTATGGCGATTTTGCCGTAGATGAGGTAAGTGGCTCATGCTACTTATTCGGCACATACGCTTTTGCTGTAAAAGTCAATTCGATTGGATTTCAGGTAGGAGGGTTTATGCAGCCGTCATACCCGGGTGGATTTGAATTTTGGAGAAGTGAGTATAATCGCTGCCTTAAAAAAATCGTGTTGGGTTGTGGAGCTATTTCTTCAAATTTTCAGGCAGCAATGCTTGATACATCACTCGCATCTCTTACTCCGGTAAATATCATTGGTACCACAAGCGCGGGTCACGATATTGCTTTGCTCTCCGTTGACCCCAACAGCTCTTTTGCATACATGGCATTTGCCCGAAGTGTGATTGATGCCGCAAACTTTAATAACGCCATGCTTAAATTACCCGTTCCGGCACTTTTGCCATCAAACTGGCTTGTTCCGAACAATGGGCACACATTTTTGGAAGGCTCAAGTGTCACGTATACTCCCAGTGCTAATGGAGCAGTATGCAACGGATTCAATGGGATGTCCTGTAGTCCAGGCTTTCTGTATACCTACGATGGAAGTGTATTGAAGAAGTGGAATAAAAATACCGGCGCATTTATTGCACAGATAAATACAGGTGGGACTATGTTCGCTTCAGGAGGCCTGAGTGCTGATAAATGTGACAATGTGTATGCCGGAGTAGGTAATCTTATAAAGGTGTATAACTCTTCGCTTGTACAGATCGCAAGCTATCCTGTTGCAAATACCTGTTATGATCTAAAATTGGGGCCGAATAATAAACTGTATGCCTGTGGTGCGGCATTTGTAGCGCAAATGGATGTACCTTCATTAACTACTCCGACAGCAATATCAACACCCGCTTCAGGGTGTAATATGTGTAATGGTTCTGCAACCGCATTGCCTTGCGGCAACCCTGCAGGGTATAATTATTTATGGAGCAATGGTGCAGTAACCCAGACGGCTTCGGGCCTTTGTCCCGGAACATATACGGTAAGTATTACTTATGCTTGCTCGGATATTGATGTTGTTACCGTATCAGTCCCCGGAGGTGTGGGAGGAATTATATTGAGCAGTATTCAGGCCAATCTGTGCTCAAATGTCGGGAGTGTTACTCTTACTGCCAGCGGTGGCGCTATTCCGTATACGTATTTATGGAGCAACGGTCAAACTGCAGCTGCTTTGACAGGTCTTGCAGCGGGAAGCTATACCGTTACAGCCACTGATGCCAACGGATGTACAACATTCAAGGCGATAAGTATTATAAATACGCTCAATGCAATCGCCACATCAAAATACGGCGGCTGCTCAGGAGGCAGTAATGGCAGTATTGCGCTGAATGTTACAGGCGGAAGTCCTGGCTATACTTATGCCTGGAGCAACGGACAATCTGGTGTAACTGCTACCAGCTTAGCAGCGGGGACTTATACCGCCACAGTGACTGATGCAAATGGTTGTATTCAGACAATTGTAAGTATTCTGCCTGTATATTATCCTTTAACAATTCAAACTGATCAGACTACTATATGTACTGCAGGCAATAACGGACAGGCCACTGTTGTTTCTGTTTCGGGTGGTACTTCATCCTATGCATACAGTTGGAGCAATGGGCAATTATCACCCACCGCAATTAATTTAACCGCCGGAACCTATACTGTTCGGGTAACTGATGCCAATGGATGTACCGCCACAAAATCTGTTACAATAACTAATGGTCCGAACCCGGCCAATGCTTCATTTACTCAATCCCCAACAGGAACTATCTGTAAAGGATCAACAGTGAATTTTACCAATACAGGAACATCGGCTCTTTTATCCGGACATAAGTGGACCATTCCCGGACAGGGTCCGGTCGTATCAGGAAGTGTTACTGATTTTACTTATAGTTTTGTAAATCTTTCCTATACGTTTAATTCAGTCGGAACATATACTGTAACTCATTCAGTGAGCTATCCGACCGGTGGTTGTACAGCATCTCAGTCGACCACTATAACTGTGGTAAATTGTACCGGCCCTGTTGTAGCAGCTACTGGCAGTTCTATATGTCCGGGTAATTGCGCTACCGTAACTTCAACCAACACTGGCGGGTCAAGTCCTTATACATATTTATGGAGTAACAGTGCCACAACACAAAACATAAACCCTTGTCCGGTATCTACCACGGCATATACGATAACAGTAACCGATGCGGGAGGAAGTACGGCCACAAGTACGGCTGTGGTAACGGTCAATGTGGCCGTCAGTGCAACAGCAGTTTCAACAAGTATAAGTTGCAGCGGAGGTGTTAATGGTAGCGCCCAGGCCAGCGCGGGTGGTGGAATTTCACCGTATACGTATATCTGGAGTAATGGAGTTTCAGGTTCAATGGTTTCAGGTTTGAGTTCCGGGACTTATACAGTTACAATTACTGACAGCAAGGGATGTGCCGATATTACAACAATCATAATAAATTCACCGCCTCCTTTAACCGGCCAATTTGTAAAGGGCACAGCAAGTTGTACACCTTGTGGTTGTAAAGAGTGGTTAATGATAACTGCAAACGGCGGTACAAGTCCATATACATACACCTGGTCGGATGGATATGTGAACAGATATAAAAATCAGCTTTGTCCGGGGGCCTACACAATAAATATAAAGGATAAAAACGGATGCAGTGTAAATCTTAACATTTCCGCACCATGATCGCTTCTTAGTGTTGAATGCCAGGGTTTGGTTTTTTATCCCCACTGTTGAGCAATAAAAATACGCGATCTTTTTAAAGTATTTACCTTTACAGGTAGATGAATTACAAAGAAACCCTTCAATATATGTATGATGCTTTGCCCATGTTTCACCGCATTGGCAGCGCAGCTTATAAAGCGGATCTTAATAACACTATTGCCATTTGTAATTTGTTAAAAAATCCACAGGACAAGTTCAGGTCGATACATGTAGCGGGCACAAATGGTAAGGGTTCAACTTCTCACATGCTTGCCTCAATATTGCAAAGTGCAGGTTATAAAGTTGGCCTATATACTTCACCTCATCTGAAGGATTTTCGCGAGCGTATTAAGATCAATGGAAAAATGATCCCGCGAAAATTGGTTATAGATTTTGTTTCCAGATATCGGTCCGACTTTGATCGTATTCAGCCTTCCTTCTTCGAAATGACAGTAGGTTTGGCCTTCGATCATTTCGCGAAACAAAAAGTTGATATCGCAATAATTGAAGTAGGGTTGGGAGGAAGACTTGATTCAACAAATGTTATCACACCATTGTTATCGGTAATTACAAATATAAATTACGACCATCAGAACTTATTGGGTGATACTTTAGCAAAGATTGCTGCTGAAAAGGCCGGTATTATTAAGCCGGGCATCCCCGTTGTAATTGGTGAAACACAGGCAGAAGTAAAAAGTGTTTTTACAAAAAAAGCAGTTGATTGTAACTCCCGGATCTTTTTTGCCGACAAATTTTACAAACTCAAAAATTATAAACAGGAGAGTAAAAAAGGAAAACTATACCTCGATGCAGATGTTTATCGACGGACAAAATTAATTATCTCCGGTTTGAGATGTGAATTGCCGGGATTGTATCAACTTAAAAATATTACAACTGTTTTAATGGCAATAGATATCCTCACTTGTCCCTCGCCCCTCGCCCCTCGTCCCTTGTCTTCCGTCCCTCGTCCCTTTAACATAAGTTTTGGACATATTTATAAAGGGATTGCTAATGTTGTTTCACAAACAGGTTTGCGCGGCCGATGGCAGGTGCTTAATGAGAAACCTTTGGTAGTTACCGATACTGGCCATAATGAAGCCGGTATTAAAGAAGTATTGAAGCAAATAAGGGCCACACCTCATAAAAAGCTGCATATAGTTTTGGGAATGGTAAATGATAAGGACATTAAAAATATACTCGGCCTATTACCCAAAGGGGCGGCGTACTACTTTTGTAAACCCCGTATTCCTCGCGGACTTAATGAAAAGGAATTGCAACAACAAGCGTATCGGGCAGGGCTAAAAGGTTTATCCTATAATTCGGTGAAAAGTGCCTATAAAGCCGCACGACTCGCGGCCGCTAAAACTGATATGGTGTTTGTAGGCGGCAGTACTTTTGTAGTCGCTGAAGTAGTTTAACCACATTTCAAAAATGCCAATCCAATATCTCCGAACATTGCATTGGAACATTCTCTCAGCCGGTCCATTCTTTTAAAAGTTTTTCAAAAGCAGATTTTAATTCTGATAATTCTTTTTCAAGAGTTTCTATGCGGCTTTCAAGGTTGTTTGTGTTTGCGTTTTCGTGATCTTCCTGTATTTCCTCATCAGTCTCCTGCTGAACTTCACCGAACAAATGAATAAACCGTTGCTCTTTTTTGCCGGCGCGTCGGGGTAATTGTTTAATGAAGGGAGTGTCGCCCTGTGAAAGCTTTTCCAATACCTGTAAGACTTCTTCAAGGGAATCAAATTCGTATAATCTTGCAGAATTCGAATTTATTTCGCCAGGTGTTAAGGGACCTCTTAAAAATAAAAGACATAGAACGGCCAGATCAGCAGGATTAACCGGGTATACAATGGCAAAATTGTGTTTGTATTTCAAGGCACGACTTCCTGCACCTGTAGCGGTAGAGATAAGACCTTTTCTTTTTAAGTTGTTTAATGCCAGGACCACGGTTTCCTCATCATACTGTACAATTGGGTTGCGGGAAGACTTTTGATTACAGGCTAAAGTAAGAGCATTTACGGTTACCGGATAATGATCAGGAGTTATTTTACTTTTTTCGATCAGTGACCCTAAGACCCTGATTTCTGTTGGATCCAGAATGACAATTGGTTTTTGAGGTTCCATATTACAAACGTAATAGATTTAATTTGTAAATATATGGCAATCGCTTCTAACTAATTGCCCAGGCTGTTTTAATAACTGGTAAAAGTGTTATATATTTGATGCGCATGCCTTAGTGTGGTTGTGATTTTGCCAAAAATAGTTAAACAACTGCTTTGTTAAGTTTCATAAATTGAAATAATTAATAATATTAATTATCAACTCTTTTTTCGATTTTGACTATGAAAGCAGTTCAAGGTCTTGAGATAATAAGAACCCGTAATTCCGAAATATGGTTGGACGAAGAGGGCATCCTGAGATTAAAGCCAATTAAGGGTGGAGATATTGACCTGGACGAAGCCAGGGCTTGTTTCGAGGTATACAAAAAATTAGGGTGTGATAAAAAGAAAGTGCTTCAATTGATTGATGCGAGTGAAGGTGCCGCAATAACGCATGAAGGGAGGGAGTATGCATCTCAACATGGCCGGTATTATTTTATTGCATCCGCAATAGTCGGCACCTCTTTAGCCGTCCGGCTAATTGTAAATTTTTTCAATTCCTTTTATAAGCAGCCGGTTCCGTTTAAACTTTTTTCTAATGAGGAGGACGCATTGAAGTGGTTAAGAAGTTTCAGGAAATAAAAAAGGGATCAAATTTAATGATCCCTCTTTTTGTAAAAAAAACCGAAAAGAATTAGTTGTAAGTAATATCAATTATTTTAACACCACCCTGAATGCTTGTTACGGAAAAAGATGATTTGCTGTAAATTTTTCTTTGTGTTGTTGTAGGCCCGGTTGAAATAATCTGATCTGTTTCAAAATCCTGAGGGTAAACAGTTACAGATACTGGTTTTGCCCCGGCTTCAACAGTAATACTATACGTTCCATCCGATTTTACTGATGTTGAATAAAATCTGTCTCTTGGAACTGTTGGGGAGGGAGTGTAAAGATCTGCAGTTGATACCTTAGCTATTATGGTGCTTAAAGATGTAACATCTTCATTCCCGGATATTGTTGTGTTCAGGTCTGCATAAACTCTTCCTTTTATTACAGATGAGCTAAGTGCTTCTGCGCTACCCCCACTTGTGGTTTCCTCTTTCTTTTTACATCCGCTGGTCCAGATAGTAGCGGAGATCAAAGTAATGATTAATGCTGTTTTCATTGAAAGCTTTTTCATGATCGTTTTGTTATGAGTTAATTATTATTAAAAATTTAAACATCGCAGAATCTCTTCTGCAAAAATTGAATTTATTAGTGGGAGCACATGGATTCGAACCAAGGACCCTCTGCTTGTAAGGCAGATGCTCTAAACCAGCTGAGCTATGCTCCCAATGTATTAACCGAAGCTGAAATTTCATTAAAAATGAAGAACGGGCTGCAAATATATGCACTTTGTTGATATGTGCAAAATAAATACCCGGACATTGAATTTAATGCTCTTTGGCCTTATTTAAGGGCTAAAGCTTCAATATTCAAATTTTTCTCATCTTCTTACATTAAACTCTTTTACTAACTTCGGGTAAATGAGCAAGATCAGAACAGGAATTTCCTATTTTAAATACCTGCTTCGTGCCCAGACAAAGCACGATGTGCATTCCCCATTTGTGTTTAATTTACTTACTACTGTTATTCAAAACAATGAATTATATTATTTGTATGGGTCAATTGAAAAACTAAGAAATGAACTGTTGAATGATCCTGTGGAAGTACAGGTAACAGACCTTGGTGCAGGATCTGTAGTCTTAAAAACAGGCACACGAAAAATAAGTGACATCACGAGACATTCGTTAAAATCTGCTAAATACAGTCAGTTATTATTTCGCCTGGTCAATCATTTTAAACCCAATACAATTTTGGAATTGGGCACTTCTTTGGGTATTACAACATTATATATGGCTATAGCCAGCAGTCAAACCAGGGTGGTAAGTATTGAAGGCAGCAAAACCATCGCTCAATATGCAAAACAGAATTTTGAAAAATTGAACATAAAAAATATTCAATTGACAGTTGGGAATTTTGATGATGTATTGCAATCCCGGTTAAATGAATTAAAACACGTCGATCTTGTTTTTTTTGATGGTAATCATCGCAAGGAACCCACGCTTCGTTATTTCGGGCAGTGTCTTCAATGTGCGCATAACGATTCGGTTTTTATTTTTGATGACATTCATTGGTCAGTTGAAATGGAACAAGCCTGGGAGTATATTAAAAAGCATGACCGGGTAACACTAACGGTGGACTTATTTTTTATAGGAATAGTTTTTTTCAGAAAAGAACAAGTGAAAGAACATTTTGTGCTGCGTTATTAGTTCACATTCTGCCCTGTCCGAAGGAGGGGTGCCTTGCGCACATGCCAATATTTACACACTAGTTTTATAGTAACTATCTGTTTTTTTATAATAAGGCAAGCGTGTCAGCACCTTCCCTTTCGAGGAAGGCCGGGATGGAGCTTAATTTTCTTATCTTTAACTCATGCCTCCAATAATTGAGCTTAAGAATATTGCCCGTACTTACCGGGTTGGTTCCGAAACGATCCATGCCTTACGTTCTGTTACACTCGATATTTCAAAGAACGAGTATGTGGCGTTAATGGGGCCTTCCGGTTCTGGAAAATCAACTTTAATGAATGTGCTTGGGTGCCTGGATACTCCAAGCGACGGGGAATATATGCTCAATAATATTGCTGTTTCTAAAATGAGCGATAACAACCTTGCCGAGGTTCGGAATAAAGAAATAGGATTTGTATTCCAGTCATTTAATTTATTACCGCGCTACTCAGCACTTGAAAATGTTATACTTCCACTGGTTTATGCGGGAATGCCTAAAGCCGAAAGAGAAGAGCGGGGTAAATTAGTGCTGGAACAGGTTGGCTTAACTGAGCGCATGGACCATAAACCGAATGAACTTTCAGGCGGACAAAAGCAGCGTGTCGCCATTGCAAGAGCTTTAGTGAACAATCCCGCCATCATATTGGCCGATGAACCAACCGGTAATCTCGATTCAAAAACATCCATTGAGATCATGGGATTATTTGAGGAAATTCATAAACATGGTAACACCATCATAATTGTAACCCACGAAGAAGATATCGCCCAATATGCCCATCGCATAGTTCGTTTAAAGGATGGCCTTGTTGAATTAGATAAACAGAATGAAAACATCCGTAGCGTTCTGAAAGCTACAGTATAGTTCCTCTCCTTTGTTTTTATATAGCTCATTGTCAATCAGTTGTGATTGGCCTCTAATTCTTTCTGTGGAATTTCCTCTTGCATTGCACCTTACTATCAAAGCAAAACAAATTATTAATAACTATATAAAACTTACAGCCATGAATAGGAAATCAATAAAAAGAACAATTGCCATCTCAACAGGTGTTGCAGCATTGGCAGGCCTCATCGGTTGGGTTACACCCACCGATCTTTTGAATCAGGCGATCGAAAACCGATTTATAAAAAAATTGAAAAACGAATTGGCAGAATATAATGCCGTATGGAAAGAAGACCGTGTATACCTGCAGCTGGATAAACCTTTTTATGAGCCGGGGGAAAATATCTGGTTCAGCGCTTTTGTGCGTGATGGAAAAGACCTCCGGCCGTCTGAACAAAGTGAGATCGTACACGTCGATCTGATCGGACCTAAAGGTAATGTAGAGCAAACACTCAATATAATTGCAAAAAATGGAAAATGCGCCGGCGATTTTGCCTTGGCTGAAGAAGCACCAGGAGGGTTGTATAAAATAAAAGCTTACACGAATTGGCAAAAGAATGATGGTGAAAATTATGGTTTTGAAAAAAACATACAAGTGCAGGAGGTCGTGCTCCCTAATTTGAAAATGAAACTTGACTTTGAAAAAAAGGCATTTGGAAGCGGAGATGAAGTGGTTGCCAAGCTGGAACTTAACACAAATGAGAACAAGCCTTTGGCTGATCATACCATCAGGTTTGTGGCTTCATTGGATGGAATCAAAGCGATTGAAAATTCCGCCATCACTGATAATGAGGGTATCAGCTATGTACACTTTAAGCTTCCCAAAGACCTTAAAACAGTTGACGGACTCCTGAACATACTGGTTGATTATAATGGCAGTACTGAAAGTGTATCCCGGTCCATCCCGATCATATTGAACAAAATAAAATTTCAATTATTTCCAGAAGGCGGTGACCTGGTTGCCAATATGCAGAGCAATGTTGCATTCAGGGCCCTTAATGAATTTGATAAACCTGCCGATGTGGAGGGTGTAGTAATGACGGAGAAGGGTAGTGTGGTTGAAACATTCAGCAGTTACCATATGGGGATGGGCTCGTTCACAGTGAAACCACAGAACGGAGAGAAATATTTTGTAAAGATTACGAAGCCTGAAGGGATAAACGAAACTTTTGAATTACCGGAAGCACTTCCCAAAGGATATGTGTTAAGCGTTGATAATTCTTCCCAGGATGAACTTACCCTCGGAATTAACTCACTAGGAGTTGAAGAACTGTCGGTTGTTGCACAAGTGCGCGGGGAGATATATTACGCAACCGCGGTCAATGCCCAATCAGGATTGAATAAAGTAATTATCCCGGTTTCTAAATTTCCAATGGGTGTGGCGCAAATAACTTTATTCGACAGCAAAGGCATTGAGCGTGCTGAACGGCTTTCGTTTGTGAACAAAGGCAAGCACCTGGATGTTTCAGTAAATACGGATAAACAAAAATATTTACCCCGCGAAAGAGTAAAAATGACCGTTTCTGTAAAGGACGATCGTGGTATTCCAATGCCGGCCGAACTTTCGCTAGCTGTTGTAAATGATCAGTTACTTTCATTCGCTGATGATAAGTCGGGTAATATTTTATCCGAACTGTTACTTCAGCAGGATATAAAGGGCAAGATCGAAGAACCTGCTTTTTACTTTAATGATAAGGAAACCAAAGCAGGCAAGGCGCTTGATTATCTTTTAATGACTGCAGGCTGGAGAAAATTTAAGTGGGAGGATCTGGAATCAGCAAAGGCTCGCTCTGCTGATTTTCAGCCGGAGAACACAAAAGTCTCAGGAGTTATTCTGGATTCAAAAAACGGACAACCAATTAAGAATGCCGTTGTAAAGGTCGGCAACTCTGCATATACTACAAATGAAAACGGAGAGTTTACTATTAAAGGATTGGAATTATATTCTCCAGTAATGTTGACCATTTCTGCTGCCGGATATTCCCGGCAAATACAGTATGTATATAATTACGGAAGCCACCCTGCTTATTATATGTACGACGCTAATGCTTACAGGTACAATCGTACAAGAAGCGAATTAATGGAGAATGCTTTAATTCCTCAGGCCGCAATGGGTGCCGGTGGTGATGATGCTCCAATGGGATCGGTTAAAAAATCCTCGGCTCCGTTTAATAATCAGTTTAAAAATAAGAAGGGTAGAGGCGAGGTTGCTTCAAAAAAGGCGCCACGGGATGGTGCGAAGGTTGCAGAACCCAGGGCTGAAAGAAAGAAGGACAATAATAAAGAGGAAGCAAGACGTGCGGACCGGTTTGGTCGTCTCGCACAGGAGAAGGTAATGATGGATGAAGAAATGGATTGGGAACAACCTGCTCCGCGTAATGTATCCTATTATCGTGCACGTAAATTTGCAGCTCCTGTATACGACAAAGAACAAAAAGTGGATGTGCGTACAGATTTTCGTTCTGCAATTTTCTGGGACCCCTCTGTAAGTATTGATCGTACAGGTAAGAAAACAATTGAGTTTTATAACTCGGATGACATTTCTTCTTTCCGCGTGACAGTTGAAGGTATCAGCTCTGATGGAATGATAGGAAGAACTGAAAATGTATTTTTCACACAGCTGCCTTTTGCAATGAGTACAAAAGTGCCTGTTGAAGTAGCAACATCCGATATTGTTTCTATTCCGATCACCCTTAAAAACAATACGGATAACCCTCTTGGCGGAACTTTTACAATTACTGCTCCTGATGGATTACAGGCGGTGTCATCAACTGAACTGGTTCAGACCATTATGCCCGGTAAGGCTAAAGTGGTTTACGTTGATTACAAAGTCTTGAATAAGATCGGCTCCGGTGATTTCTCTATCTCCTTTAAAAGTTGTGGCTTGTCTGATGCGTTTACTCAAAACATAAAGATCGTATCAAAAGGATTCCCTGCATCAGCTTCTTTTTCAGGACAGGAAGTGGAAAAAGAATATGTAGTTTATCTTGAGA contains:
- a CDS encoding bifunctional folylpolyglutamate synthase/dihydrofolate synthase; this translates as MNYKETLQYMYDALPMFHRIGSAAYKADLNNTIAICNLLKNPQDKFRSIHVAGTNGKGSTSHMLASILQSAGYKVGLYTSPHLKDFRERIKINGKMIPRKLVIDFVSRYRSDFDRIQPSFFEMTVGLAFDHFAKQKVDIAIIEVGLGGRLDSTNVITPLLSVITNINYDHQNLLGDTLAKIAAEKAGIIKPGIPVVIGETQAEVKSVFTKKAVDCNSRIFFADKFYKLKNYKQESKKGKLYLDADVYRRTKLIISGLRCELPGLYQLKNITTVLMAIDILTCPSPLAPRPLSSVPRPFNISFGHIYKGIANVVSQTGLRGRWQVLNEKPLVVTDTGHNEAGIKEVLKQIRATPHKKLHIVLGMVNDKDIKNILGLLPKGAAYYFCKPRIPRGLNEKELQQQAYRAGLKGLSYNSVKSAYKAARLAAAKTDMVFVGGSTFVVAEVV
- a CDS encoding YceH family protein, encoding MEPQKPIVILDPTEIRVLGSLIEKSKITPDHYPVTVNALTLACNQKSSRNPIVQYDEETVVLALNNLKRKGLISTATGAGSRALKYKHNFAIVYPVNPADLAVLCLLFLRGPLTPGEINSNSARLYEFDSLEEVLQVLEKLSQGDTPFIKQLPRRAGKKEQRFIHLFGEVQQETDEEIQEDHENANTNNLESRIETLEKELSELKSAFEKLLKEWTG
- a CDS encoding STAS/SEC14 domain-containing protein: MKAVQGLEIIRTRNSEIWLDEEGILRLKPIKGGDIDLDEARACFEVYKKLGCDKKKVLQLIDASEGAAITHEGREYASQHGRYYFIASAIVGTSLAVRLIVNFFNSFYKQPVPFKLFSNEEDALKWLRSFRK
- a CDS encoding class I SAM-dependent methyltransferase, with the translated sequence MSKIRTGISYFKYLLRAQTKHDVHSPFVFNLLTTVIQNNELYYLYGSIEKLRNELLNDPVEVQVTDLGAGSVVLKTGTRKISDITRHSLKSAKYSQLLFRLVNHFKPNTILELGTSLGITTLYMAIASSQTRVVSIEGSKTIAQYAKQNFEKLNIKNIQLTVGNFDDVLQSRLNELKHVDLVFFDGNHRKEPTLRYFGQCLQCAHNDSVFIFDDIHWSVEMEQAWEYIKKHDRVTLTVDLFFIGIVFFRKEQVKEHFVLRY
- a CDS encoding ABC transporter ATP-binding protein, encoding MIELKNIARTYRVGSETIHALRSVTLDISKNEYVALMGPSGSGKSTLMNVLGCLDTPSDGEYMLNNIAVSKMSDNNLAEVRNKEIGFVFQSFNLLPRYSALENVILPLVYAGMPKAEREERGKLVLEQVGLTERMDHKPNELSGGQKQRVAIARALVNNPAIILADEPTGNLDSKTSIEIMGLFEEIHKHGNTIIIVTHEEDIAQYAHRIVRLKDGLVELDKQNENIRSVLKATV